In the Vitis vinifera cultivar Pinot Noir 40024 chromosome 2, ASM3070453v1 genome, one interval contains:
- the LOC100258579 gene encoding UDP-glycosyltransferase 73C4, whose translation MSAGIFVVTSTGQGHLFPCIELCNHLASRNYQATLVLPSQLSSSLPPSFLQNPLLRPAPITAPARLMVPESDPLRQQSAAELEAYLSSTSDSVRILCAVVDFQMSWTKGIFWKFNIPVIGFFTFGACAAAMEWGAWKVDAGNIRPGESRTIPGLPEEMCVEYSDLKRRPGGPPRGIGGPPGPRPGGRGPPKPGDMPPWVPAIEGSIGLMFNTCDDLERPFLEYMGNQMGMPVWGVGPLLPEQYWKSLNSLIRDGQIRASKHESNFTEDHVIQWLESRQERSVLYVSFGSEVTPTTEEFHELARALEDSNPPFIWAIKNSSELAFLDELEKRVGKRGLIIRGWAPQLLILSHKSTGGFISHCGWNSTAEAVGLGVPILAWPIRGDQHYNAKLVVKQLKVGAMAVASERAGKEDIVKGIERVMGDEELRKRAGMLRRRFESGFPGSCEAAFEAVGKFISQRAT comes from the coding sequence ATGAGTGCTGGGATTTTTGTGGTGACATCTACAGGACAAGGCCATCTCTTCCCCTGCATTGAACTCTGTAACCATCTCGCTTCCCGCAATTACCAAGCTACCCTCGTCCTCCCCTCTCAGCTCTCCTCTTCTCTTCCTCCCTCTTTCCTCCAAAACCCTCTCCTCCGCCCCGCCCCAATCACAGCCCCTGCCCGTCTCATGGTCCCGGAATCCGACCCCCTCCGCCAACAATCGGCCGCGGAGCTTGAGGCTTATCTCTCTTCCACATCGGATTCGGTTCGGATCCTCTGCGCGGTTGTTGATTTTCAGATGAGCTGGACCAAGGGTATTTTCTGGAAATTCAACATTCCAGTCATCGGATTCTTCACCTTCGGCGCCTGCGCCGCCGCCATGGAGTGGGGCGCCTGGAAGGTCGACGCCGGAAACATcagacccggcgagtcccgtaCGATCCCCGGCTTGCCGGAGGAGATGTGTGTTGAGTACTCCGACCTCAAACGCCGACCTGGAGGGCCTCCACGCGGCATCGGCGGTCCACCCGGCCCGCGACCAGGCGGCAGAGGCCCACCGAAGCCCGGCGACATGCCGCCGTGGGTTCCGGCGATAGAGGGATCGATCGGGCTGATGTTCAACACGTGTGACGATCTTGAGCGTCCATTTTTGGAGTACATGGGCAATCAAATGGGAATGCCAGTATGGGGCGTAGGCCCACTCTTGCCGGAACAGTACTGGAAATCCCTAAATTCCCTCATCCGCGACGGCCAAATCAGAGCTTCAAAACATGAGAGCAACTTCACAGAAGATCATGTGATCCAGTGGTTAGAATCAAGACAAGAACGATCGGTACTATACGTATCATTTGGCAGTGAAGTGACTCCAACCACAGAAGAGTTCCATGAATTAGCAAGGGCATTAGAAGACTCCAACCCACCATTCATATGGGCCATAAAGAACAGCTCCGAACTCGCCTTTCTAGATGAGCTGGAAAAGAGAGTGGGCAAAAGAGGACTGATAATAAGGGGATGGGCGCCACAGTTACTGATTCTAAGCCATAAATCAACTGGTGGGTTTATATCTCACTGTGGCTGGAACTCCACAGCAGAAGCAGTAGGGCTGGGGGTTCCGATATTGGCGTGGCCGATAAGGGGAGATCAACACTACAATGCGAAGTTGGTGGTGAAGCAGCTGAAGGTGGGGGCAATGGCAGTGGCGTCGGAGAGGGCTGGGAAGGAGGATATAGTGAAGGGAATAGAGAGGGTGATGGGAGATGAAGAGTTGAGAAAGCGTGCGGGGATGTTGCGAAGGAGATTTGAGAGTGGATTTCCTGGGAGCTGTGAGGCTGCCTTTGAAGCTGTTGGGAAATTTATTAGCCAAAGAGCAACTTAA
- the LOC104877455 gene encoding uncharacterized protein LOC104877455 — protein MGRRHRHVTDEDDEENLGGDDDDGDDDVYMYPVDMHPDERYAYREAVRTSKPAEWNRQQEEHFVKDPSLPDAPSLYKSSVARQKNMKNLFKGGAIKETIGRLISKFFIYESVPPIKADSHHFKNMIVGVQQAGMGIEPPSPYEIKHKHLDMEYKDMEAYVNIQREKWKTYGCTIMFDGWTGSTKLSIINFMVYSKGSTIFLKSVDASNNIKDNKYIYGLLKDVIKEVGKQNMVQIVIDNGSAFVKARKLLMKKYNLYWTLCATHCIDLMFEDIGKRTSVVDMITKARKITNFIYNHSWLLAQMRKVCGGDIVRPGTTRFATNYMALNSLLKKKANLKKVFISDEWAQHNLSRTLISEEVESLMFDHAYWERVGKLVSIYEALYTVLHIVDSEVVSTMPFVYELIRVMKENLIRLNAKEWVLEIIADRWDKTLKHPLHAAAFFLNPRFQYKRGVGTDPNLLQAVHEVFTKLDLTSEGLSQFGNEIILFRDAKRWFGDRATIASRSEMVPDEYYL, from the exons ATGGGAAGAAGACATAGACATGTAACTGATGAGGACGATGAGGAGAACCttggtggtgatgatgatgatggagatgatgatgtgtatatgtatccggTTGACATGCACCCTGATGAGCGGTATGCTTATAGAGAGGCGGTTCGAACATCAAAACCTGCTGAATGGAATCGACAACAAGAAGAACATTTTGTAAAAG ATCCATCACTGCCTGATGCACCCTCATTGTACAAATCTTCAGTAGCAAGacagaaaaatatgaaaaatcttttcaaaggtGGTGCCATCAAGGAAACCATAGGACGTTTGATCAGTAAGTTCTTCATATATGAGAGTGTTCCGCCCATTAAAGCAGACTCTCACCACTTCAAGAACATGATTGTTGGTGTACAACAAGCAG GTATGGGTATAGAACCACCGTCTCCTTATGAAATCAAACACAAGCATTTGGATATGGAGTACAAAGACATGGAAGCTTATGTCAATATTCAAAGAGAAAAGTGGAAGACTTATGGATGCACGATTATGTTTGACGGATGGACTGGGTCCACGAAATTaagcataattaatttcatggtataTTCAAAAGGTAGCACAATCTTCCTCAAATCTGTTGATGCATCAAATAatataaaggacaacaaataCATATATGGTTTGTTgaaggatgtgatcaaggaagtTGGGAAACAAAATATGGTACAAATAGTTATAGATAATGGGTCAGCATTCGTGAAGGCGAGGAAGTTGTTAATGAAGAAATACAATCTTTATTGGACTCTGTGTGCAACACATTGCATCGACTTAATGTTCGAAGACATCGGTAAAAGGACGAGTGTTGTAGATATGATTACAAAGGCTCGAAAGATAACCAACTTCATTTATAACCATAGTTGGTTGCTTGCGCAGATGCGGAAGGTGTGTGGTGGAGACATAGTTCGTCCTGGAACAACAAGATTTGCAACCAATTATATGGCCCTCAACAGTCTTTTGAAAAAGAAGGCAAACTTGAAGAAAGTGTTTATCAGTGATGAATGGGCACAACACAACTTAAGTCGCACATTAATCAGCGAAGAAGTTGAATCGCTTATGTTTGACCATGCGTACTGGGAGAGAGTGGGAAAGCTAGTGTCAATATATGAGGCGTTATACACGGTTCTTCATATTGTCGATTCAGAAGTTGTTTCTACAATGCCATTTGTTTACGAATTGATTCGAGTTATGAAAGAGAACCTCATTCGACTTAATGCTAAAGAATGGGTGTTAGAAATAATTGCAGATCGTTGGGATAAAACTCTTAAACATCCTCTTCATGCAGCAG CATTTTTTCTtaatccaagatttcaatataaaCGTGGAGTTGGTACTGATCCTAATCTACTTCAAGCTGTTCATGAAGTCTTTACAAAATTAGATCTTACATCAGAAGgtcttagtcaatttggaaatgag aTTATACTATTCCGAGATGCAAAAAGGTGGTTCGGTGATCGAGCAACGATTGCTTCGAGGTCAGAAATGGTTCCCGATGAGTATTATTTGTGA